From the Acidimicrobiales bacterium genome, one window contains:
- a CDS encoding WhiB family transcriptional regulator, producing the protein MWNRSVEWDADDWRKLAACRHTEPDLFFPVGTTGPAIEQIEAAKRVCRACEAIEPCLEFALATNQESGIWGGTSEEERRKLRKAWLAARRRAS; encoded by the coding sequence ATGTGGAACCGCTCGGTCGAATGGGACGCGGACGACTGGCGCAAGCTGGCAGCCTGCCGGCACACCGAGCCTGACCTCTTCTTCCCCGTGGGCACCACCGGCCCGGCGATCGAGCAGATCGAGGCGGCCAAGCGGGTATGCCGGGCGTGCGAGGCCATCGAGCCGTGCCTGGAGTTCGCCCTCGCCACGAACCAGGAGTCGGGCATCTGGGGAGGCACCTCGGAGGAGGAGCGCCGCAAGCTCCGCAAGGCCTGGCTGGCCGCCCGTCGTCGAGCCTCCTAG